One segment of Streptomyces bathyalis DNA contains the following:
- a CDS encoding acyl CoA:acetate/3-ketoacid CoA transferase, which produces MNKICDVSAAVSVIRDGQTVGSTGVIGWLTPDAVLAALGQRFEATASPRDLTFFFPVGTGDAVGIPGMDHVAKKGLMQRIVSGSYINPRHPQTGRRPALMELIQNDLIEAYSWPIGATMHWLREVGRRSPGYLTRIGLGTYIDPRHGGGKFTRQATEDLVEVAEFRGREHLFYPSWPLDVGIIRASSADEAGNLSFEEQPLTSSSLALALAVKASGGTVIAQVGKVVPRGSRPAHEVRIPGVLVDHVVVAPDEMTGTDVRQDPGYLRPVDDVAGSLPRLPSGADKIIARRVAQEIRPGEPSIFGFGAASDAVLAMAEDGRFEDGALDDYVFTTEHGPFGGAVMSGWQFSANYSPEALLDGAYQFDFIDGGGCTFAALAFAQLDAAGNVNVSRFGNANPGAGGFIDIAHNARRLVFAGTLTTGGLDIDTSGGVLHIRQEGKVSKLVDQVDHITYRIADGIRDRGQEALVVTERAAFELTPAGLRLTEVAPGIDVRRDVLDLIGFDVSVSDRLTTWDASLLRP; this is translated from the coding sequence ATGAACAAGATCTGTGACGTGTCCGCCGCCGTGTCCGTCATCCGCGACGGCCAGACCGTGGGCAGCACCGGCGTGATCGGGTGGCTGACACCGGACGCGGTCCTGGCGGCCCTGGGGCAGCGATTCGAGGCGACTGCCTCGCCCCGCGACCTCACCTTCTTCTTCCCCGTCGGAACCGGCGACGCCGTCGGCATCCCGGGCATGGACCACGTGGCGAAGAAGGGCCTGATGCAACGGATCGTCTCCGGCTCCTACATCAACCCGCGGCACCCGCAGACGGGCCGGCGACCGGCCTTGATGGAGCTGATCCAGAACGACCTCATCGAGGCCTACAGCTGGCCGATCGGCGCGACCATGCACTGGCTGCGCGAGGTCGGACGGCGCAGTCCGGGATATCTGACCCGCATCGGGCTGGGCACATACATCGACCCCCGACACGGAGGGGGCAAGTTCACCCGGCAGGCCACCGAAGACCTCGTCGAGGTCGCTGAATTCCGCGGCCGGGAGCACCTGTTCTACCCCTCCTGGCCCCTGGACGTAGGCATCATCCGGGCCAGCAGCGCCGACGAAGCCGGCAACCTCTCCTTCGAAGAGCAGCCGCTCACCTCCAGTTCACTGGCACTCGCCCTGGCGGTGAAGGCGAGCGGCGGGACGGTCATCGCCCAGGTCGGCAAGGTTGTGCCTCGCGGCTCCAGGCCCGCCCACGAGGTGCGGATCCCTGGCGTGCTCGTCGACCACGTCGTGGTTGCCCCGGACGAGATGACCGGCACGGACGTGCGCCAGGACCCCGGCTATCTGCGCCCCGTCGACGACGTGGCCGGGAGCCTCCCGCGGTTGCCTTCCGGAGCGGACAAGATCATCGCCCGTCGCGTGGCGCAGGAGATCCGTCCCGGCGAACCCTCGATCTTCGGATTCGGAGCGGCCTCCGACGCGGTTCTCGCGATGGCCGAGGACGGCCGCTTCGAGGACGGCGCCCTGGACGACTACGTCTTCACCACCGAACACGGGCCGTTCGGAGGTGCCGTCATGAGCGGGTGGCAGTTCTCAGCCAACTACTCCCCGGAGGCCCTCCTGGACGGGGCCTACCAGTTCGACTTCATCGACGGCGGCGGCTGTACCTTCGCCGCCCTGGCCTTCGCGCAACTCGACGCCGCGGGCAACGTCAACGTCAGCCGATTCGGAAACGCCAATCCCGGAGCGGGCGGCTTCATCGACATCGCGCACAACGCCCGGCGGCTCGTCTTCGCCGGGACCCTCACCACCGGCGGGCTGGACATCGACACCAGCGGCGGTGTCCTGCATATTCGCCAGGAGGGGAAGGTCTCCAAACTCGTCGACCAGGTCGACCACATCACCTACCGCATCGCAGACGGCATCCGCGACCGGGGGCAGGAAGCCCTCGTCGTCACCGAACGGGCCGCCTTTGAGCTCACACCCGCGGGTCTGCGCCTCACCGAGGTGGCCCCCGGCATCGATGTCCGACGAGACGTCCTCGACCTCATCGGGTTCGACGTATCCGTCTCCGACCGACTCACGACCTGGGACGCGTCACTGCTGCGCCCCTGA
- a CDS encoding enoyl-CoA hydratase/isomerase family protein, whose translation MPQSHDVSSEELDCRIEGGVARLRLNRPAARNALNGALVDELDGRLALLDDDESVGAVVLAGAPPGFSAGSDVKELAGMTVADMARHEARTARVARSIQQLGTPVIAAVEGFALGGGFLLAVSCDLVVTTADARWHLPEVQLGWVPPWGLQALAARCGPVLTKRFSWGETSTTGADLHRLGVVEELAHSGGAESEALTIASRLAALPTAAVGATKHALADAVLAGAEVLDARANRMFAENCRTPEARTSLDRFAPTTAEESR comes from the coding sequence ATGCCTCAATCCCATGACGTGAGCAGCGAGGAACTCGACTGCCGAATCGAAGGCGGAGTGGCGCGGCTCCGGCTCAACCGTCCGGCGGCGCGGAACGCGCTGAACGGTGCCCTCGTCGACGAGCTCGACGGGCGGCTCGCCCTGCTCGACGACGACGAGTCCGTGGGTGCCGTCGTGCTCGCCGGCGCCCCGCCCGGATTCAGCGCCGGTTCCGACGTGAAGGAGCTGGCCGGGATGACGGTGGCCGACATGGCCCGCCACGAGGCGCGGACCGCTCGCGTCGCACGGTCGATCCAGCAGCTCGGCACTCCTGTGATCGCCGCAGTGGAGGGCTTCGCGCTGGGTGGCGGTTTCCTCCTGGCGGTCAGTTGCGATCTGGTGGTCACAACCGCAGACGCACGGTGGCACCTCCCCGAAGTGCAGCTGGGATGGGTACCTCCGTGGGGGCTTCAGGCGCTCGCGGCACGTTGCGGGCCGGTGTTGACGAAACGTTTCTCCTGGGGTGAAACGAGTACGACCGGTGCCGACCTGCACCGGCTCGGCGTGGTGGAGGAACTGGCCCATTCCGGTGGTGCCGAGTCCGAGGCGCTCACGATCGCCTCCCGGCTGGCGGCCCTGCCGACGGCCGCCGTCGGGGCGACCAAACACGCACTGGCCGACGCCGTTCTCGCCGGAGCCGAGGTCCTCGACGCCCGTGCCAACCGGATGTTCGCCGAGAACTGCCGGACCCCCGAAGCGCGCACCAGCCTTGATCGATTCGCACCGACGACAGCCGAGGAGAGCCGATGA
- a CDS encoding FadR/GntR family transcriptional regulator — translation MSEDRSLPFRLQPIRKIEIFRSALDQLSNLVEQMEPGDRLGSERELAEQLGVSRVTIREVLRTLEGMGKVDIRRNSGTFVAEPVPHTLLSLTPPKHVDEAHVQQLSEVRAGIECQVVRLLATQDPLDLTHAEAALERAGKELAAASEQGSLDPSFEAGLARATGNPVLVEFQQAIHELWLHAWITLGGAIANRSHLHHEHLAILDALKRRQTEEAERLMRRHITGLGEQGRRS, via the coding sequence GTGAGTGAGGACCGCAGCCTGCCCTTCCGACTGCAGCCGATTCGGAAGATCGAGATCTTCCGCTCTGCCCTGGATCAGCTCTCCAACCTGGTCGAGCAGATGGAGCCCGGCGACCGGCTCGGGTCGGAAAGGGAACTCGCCGAACAACTCGGCGTCAGCAGGGTCACCATCCGGGAGGTCCTACGAACTCTCGAAGGCATGGGCAAGGTTGACATCCGGCGCAACAGCGGCACGTTCGTCGCCGAGCCGGTCCCGCACACCCTGCTGTCCCTCACACCGCCGAAGCACGTCGACGAAGCGCACGTCCAGCAACTCTCGGAAGTCCGCGCCGGGATCGAGTGCCAGGTTGTGCGCCTGCTCGCCACACAGGATCCGCTCGACCTCACGCACGCCGAAGCTGCCCTGGAACGGGCCGGCAAGGAACTGGCCGCCGCCTCCGAGCAGGGAAGTCTGGACCCCAGCTTCGAAGCCGGACTGGCCAGGGCCACGGGCAATCCCGTGCTCGTCGAGTTCCAGCAGGCGATCCACGAACTGTGGCTGCACGCCTGGATCACGCTCGGCGGCGCCATCGCGAACCGCAGCCACCTGCACCACGAACACCTGGCCATCCTCGACGCGCTCAAGCGCCGCCAGACCGAAGAGGCCGAACGCCTCATGCGCCGGCACATCACCGGACTCGGTGAACAAGGACGCCGCAGCTGA